In Anaerolineales bacterium, the following proteins share a genomic window:
- a CDS encoding ferredoxin family protein, which produces MTHIITSLCVRDRGCIDVCPVECMLPGFPLDKWPWIYIDPDTCIDCGACVPECPYLAIFPEDETPTAYTAKGGEYISAVGLTGHFEGTNHHGKPIVLDTARQLEAGEVLDFTPDIKPHYDFFKDGPGYGVKDQDDGR; this is translated from the coding sequence ATGACCCACATCATCACCAGTTTATGCGTTCGGGACCGCGGTTGCATTGACGTCTGCCCCGTGGAATGTATGTTGCCCGGCTTCCCGCTCGACAAATGGCCCTGGATCTACATTGACCCCGACACCTGCATTGACTGCGGCGCATGCGTGCCGGAATGCCCCTACCTCGCCATCTTCCCCGAAGACGAAACGCCAACCGCATACACCGCGAAAGGCGGCGAATACATCAGCGCCGTCGGGCTTACAGGTCACTTCGAAGGGACGAACCATCACGGCAAACCGATCGTGCTCGACACCGCCCGCCAACTCGAAGCCGGCGAAGTGTTGGATTTCACCCCAGACATCAAACCGCACTACGATTTCTTCAAAGACGGTCCCGGTTACGGCGTCAAAGACCAGGACGACGGAAGATAA
- a CDS encoding class I SAM-dependent methyltransferase, with protein MEINYQETSKDLLTRIDIHEKYGSANIDVWTNELLQPQAGMNILDVGCGAGKLSFLFDDYTKGGSKITGGDFSEELLDKARAKNKARGSEIEFVFLDFNKPFNFADGTFDLCTSAFAIYYASNLDFTFGEAHRALKSGGRLFVSGPLPENKQMFYDIIKEATNATIPPMPGSSRFKGDIFNTIDRIFAKTELHKFENHLTFPEVAPFIEYVRASLSEDRKLWTSMFNGKDEYEALIGKITDVATRWFNRDGKLVMTKVVGGILATK; from the coding sequence ATGGAAATCAACTACCAAGAAACTTCAAAAGACCTGCTCACCCGCATTGACATCCACGAAAAATACGGCTCAGCCAACATTGACGTGTGGACGAACGAACTACTCCAGCCTCAGGCGGGCATGAACATCCTCGATGTCGGTTGCGGCGCGGGCAAACTGTCGTTTCTGTTCGACGATTATACTAAAGGTGGCTCAAAAATCACGGGCGGCGATTTCTCGGAGGAACTGCTGGATAAAGCCCGCGCCAAAAACAAAGCACGCGGCTCGGAAATTGAATTCGTCTTTTTGGATTTCAACAAGCCGTTCAACTTCGCAGACGGGACGTTCGACCTCTGCACCAGCGCCTTCGCCATTTACTACGCTTCAAACCTCGACTTTACGTTTGGTGAGGCTCATCGGGCGCTTAAATCTGGCGGACGGCTCTTCGTCTCGGGTCCACTGCCTGAGAACAAGCAGATGTTCTACGACATCATCAAAGAAGCGACGAACGCGACCATCCCGCCGATGCCCGGCTCCTCGCGCTTCAAAGGCGACATCTTCAACACCATTGACCGAATCTTCGCAAAGACTGAACTCCACAAGTTCGAGAACCACCTCACCTTCCCCGAAGTCGCGCCATTCATCGAGTACGTCCGCGCCTCGTTGAGCGAGGACCGTAAATTGTGGACATCCATGTTCAACGGCAAAGATGAATATGAAGCGCTCATCGGCAAGATTACCGATGTGGCTACGCGCTGGTTCAACCGCGACGGCAAACTCGTGATGACCAAAGTCGTCGGCGGGATTTTGGCGACAAAATAG
- a CDS encoding PIG-L family deacetylase produces MNFFGKRVLFLGAHPDDIELGCGALLHHIAGKTEVLCVTLSDNQKNPDLQNVKNEHHEAMAVLGVPKEKIVLGPFTTRVFPDARQEILEYFLKLRRDFKPDLILTHSKQDVHQDHNTMTDEALRAFRGITVLGFDVVRSSYGFFPHFLVEVTDEDVNKKIEALSKYETYRDRYYFNSELTRSIMVRHGALAERPFAEGFDILRIVGKFES; encoded by the coding sequence ATGAACTTCTTCGGCAAGCGAGTCCTCTTCCTCGGCGCGCACCCAGACGATATCGAGTTGGGATGCGGCGCGTTGCTCCATCACATCGCGGGCAAGACCGAAGTTCTGTGCGTCACGCTCTCGGATAACCAAAAGAATCCCGACCTGCAAAACGTGAAGAACGAACATCACGAAGCGATGGCGGTGTTGGGCGTTCCAAAAGAAAAAATCGTTCTTGGACCTTTCACCACGCGCGTCTTCCCCGATGCGCGGCAGGAAATCCTCGAATATTTCCTCAAACTCCGCCGAGACTTCAAGCCCGACCTCATCCTCACCCACTCGAAACAAGACGTGCATCAGGATCACAACACAATGACCGACGAAGCGCTACGCGCCTTTCGCGGCATCACCGTGCTGGGATTCGACGTTGTCCGCTCCTCGTATGGATTCTTCCCTCATTTCCTCGTGGAAGTCACAGATGAGGATGTGAACAAGAAGATCGAGGCGTTATCCAAATACGAAACCTACCGCGACCGCTACTACTTCAACAGCGAGTTGACGCGCTCCATCATGGTGCGGCACGGCGCGCTGGCGGAGCGTCCCTTTGCGGAGGGGTTTGATATATTGAGGATCGTTGGGAAGTTTGAGAGTTGA
- a CDS encoding superoxide dismutase — MAFELPKLAYAYDALEPHIDARTMEIHHTKHHQAYITNLNGAVDKTPELAGKSLEAMLSDLNAVPEAVRTAVRNHGGGTYNHNLFWEVMGPKGGGAPSGELAKAIESAFKSFDAFKEEFAKSAAGRFGSGWAWLVKKGSGLAVVSSANQDNPLSDGATPILGIDVWEHAYYLNYQNRRADYIAAWWNVVNWDAVAAKFSAK, encoded by the coding sequence ATGGCTTTTGAATTACCGAAACTGGCATACGCCTACGACGCGCTCGAACCGCACATCGATGCGCGCACGATGGAAATCCACCACACGAAACACCACCAAGCCTACATCACCAACCTCAACGGCGCAGTGGACAAGACCCCCGAACTCGCGGGTAAATCGCTCGAAGCGATGTTGAGCGACCTGAACGCAGTGCCTGAGGCAGTTCGCACAGCAGTCCGCAATCACGGCGGCGGAACTTACAATCACAACCTGTTCTGGGAAGTGATGGGACCGAAAGGCGGGGGCGCTCCGAGCGGCGAGTTGGCGAAAGCGATTGAATCAGCCTTCAAGTCGTTTGACGCGTTCAAAGAAGAGTTCGCCAAATCCGCCGCTGGGCGATTCGGCTCGGGCTGGGCTTGGCTCGTCAAAAAAGGAAGCGGGCTCGCTGTTGTCTCCAGCGCGAATCAAGACAACCCGCTCTCCGACGGCGCGACTCCCATCCTCGGCATTGACGTGTGGGAACACGCGTACTACTTGAACTATCAGAACCGCCGCGCGGATTACATCGCCGCCTGGTGGAACGTGGTCAACTGGGACGCGGTCGCCGCGAAATTCTCGGCGAAATAA
- a CDS encoding GNAT family N-acetyltransferase yields MPELRPVTKENWEALIRLKVRDDQKNFVASNLYSIAQSQFGEDFEGHWDLFAYGIYDDDTPVGFLMFGYNFDHPSQQAFIQRLMVDEKFQGKGFGRFGMEKMVEMFRADERIKTVAISYEPENESARKLYASLGFVETGRIVEDETEAVLKLR; encoded by the coding sequence ATGCCTGAATTGCGTCCCGTCACAAAAGAAAATTGGGAGGCGTTGATTCGGCTCAAAGTGCGCGACGATCAGAAAAATTTTGTCGCCTCCAATTTGTATTCGATCGCCCAATCGCAATTCGGCGAAGATTTTGAAGGGCATTGGGATCTGTTCGCGTACGGCATCTATGACGACGATACGCCGGTTGGCTTTTTGATGTTTGGATATAACTTCGATCATCCATCGCAACAAGCGTTTATCCAGCGCTTGATGGTGGATGAAAAATTTCAGGGCAAGGGTTTTGGTCGTTTTGGGATGGAGAAGATGGTCGAAATGTTTCGCGCCGATGAACGCATCAAAACGGTTGCTATCAGTTACGAGCCAGAGAATGAATCGGCGCGGAAGTTATATGCCAGTTTGGGTTTCGTCGAAACAGGGCGGATTGTCGAAGATGAAACGGAAGCGGTTTTGAAGTTGAGATAA
- the hisS gene encoding histidine--tRNA ligase: MKKIIQAVKGTREFYPEQMFARNFIYEKALAASEMFGYQEWDGPFIEPIELYAAKSGEELVKKQSFTFEDRGGEAVALRPELTPSLARMIAAKQGELNFPVRWWSFGPFWRYESPQRGRTREFFQWNIDLLGVDSPEADAELIAVGATFLRSVGLSPELAQIFVNNRRLMESQFDALDIPNEKRVDVSNLVDRRAKMEPAKWEAYALEIGLSQKQLDGLKELLGNFDLWKQSEELTRTFAALDAMGVREYVRFDPNIMRGLLYYTGTVFEAFDTSGSVKRAIFGGGRYDNLLADVGGQPLSGVGFAMGDVVVGIILQEAGLIPEFQPSPAQVLVTVFDEKLMMQSFALANELRSAGLNAMVYPEPSKLPKQFKFADRMRMKVALVLGPDEAEKGLVVVKNLTSGEQVQVRKEAVLESVRGILNNA; encoded by the coding sequence ATGAAAAAGATCATTCAAGCCGTAAAAGGCACACGCGAGTTTTACCCCGAGCAGATGTTTGCGCGCAATTTCATTTATGAAAAAGCGCTCGCCGCGTCGGAGATGTTCGGCTATCAGGAGTGGGACGGTCCGTTCATCGAGCCGATCGAGTTGTACGCGGCGAAATCGGGCGAGGAACTCGTCAAGAAGCAATCGTTCACATTCGAGGATCGCGGCGGCGAGGCGGTGGCGTTGCGCCCCGAACTGACGCCGTCGCTGGCGCGCATGATCGCGGCGAAACAGGGCGAGTTGAATTTTCCTGTGCGCTGGTGGTCGTTCGGTCCGTTTTGGAGGTATGAGTCGCCTCAGCGCGGACGCACGCGCGAATTTTTCCAGTGGAACATTGACCTGCTCGGCGTGGACTCGCCCGAAGCGGACGCCGAACTCATTGCGGTGGGGGCGACGTTTCTGCGCTCGGTCGGACTCAGCCCCGAGCTGGCTCAGATCTTTGTGAATAATCGGCGCCTGATGGAATCGCAGTTCGACGCGCTCGACATCCCGAACGAGAAGCGTGTGGACGTTTCAAATCTTGTTGACCGCCGCGCCAAAATGGAACCTGCCAAGTGGGAAGCGTACGCGCTCGAGATCGGCTTGAGTCAGAAACAATTGGATGGTTTGAAAGAATTACTCGGCAATTTTGATTTGTGGAAGCAAAGCGAAGAATTGACGCGCACGTTTGCCGCGCTCGACGCGATGGGCGTCCGCGAATATGTGAGGTTCGATCCCAACATCATGCGCGGATTGTTGTATTACACAGGCACGGTGTTCGAGGCGTTTGACACGAGCGGTTCGGTCAAGCGCGCCATCTTCGGCGGAGGTCGCTACGACAATTTGCTTGCCGATGTCGGCGGACAGCCTTTGTCTGGCGTTGGCTTTGCGATGGGCGATGTGGTTGTTGGAATCATTTTGCAGGAGGCGGGACTCATTCCTGAATTTCAGCCGAGCCCGGCGCAGGTGTTGGTCACTGTGTTCGATGAAAAGTTGATGATGCAATCGTTTGCGCTCGCGAACGAATTGCGGAGCGCAGGGCTCAATGCGATGGTCTATCCTGAACCATCGAAACTTCCGAAGCAGTTCAAGTTTGCCGATCGGATGAGGATGAAGGTCGCGCTGGTTCTGGGTCCCGACGAGGCGGAGAAAGGCTTGGTGGTCGTCAAAAACTTGACGAGCGGCGAGCAGGTCCAGGTCCGGAAAGAAGCGGTTCTTGAATCCGTCAGGGGAATTTTGAACAATGCCTGA
- a CDS encoding DinB family protein has product MEFKILYQELVYSTEMIRALLTGVSQEEARIKPSKGSWSILEVTCHLYDEEREDFREHLDFILHRQDKDEWHPIAPQAWVKLRKYNQRNFKTMQRKFFAEREKSLAWLKSLEGANWKAKYKTKWRTMTAGDIFASWVAHDNLHIRQLTELRRARIEKISKPHHIQYAGDW; this is encoded by the coding sequence ATGGAATTCAAAATTTTGTATCAGGAACTTGTATATAGTACGGAAATGATTCGGGCGTTGCTGACAGGCGTAAGTCAGGAAGAGGCGCGGATCAAGCCGAGCAAGGGTTCGTGGTCCATTTTGGAGGTCACGTGTCACCTTTACGACGAGGAACGCGAGGATTTCCGCGAGCATTTGGATTTCATTCTGCACCGTCAGGACAAAGACGAGTGGCATCCCATTGCGCCACAGGCGTGGGTAAAATTACGGAAGTACAACCAGCGGAATTTCAAAACGATGCAGAGAAAGTTTTTCGCCGAACGGGAAAAGTCACTGGCTTGGTTGAAATCGTTAGAAGGCGCAAATTGGAAAGCAAAGTACAAAACCAAGTGGAGAACTATGACAGCAGGCGACATATTCGCCTCATGGGTGGCGCACGATAATTTACACATCAGACAACTGACGGAATTACGACGGGCGAGGATCGAGAAAATCAGCAAGCCGCATCACATTCAATACGCTGGGGATTGGTAG
- a CDS encoding LuxR C-terminal-related transcriptional regulator, whose amino-acid sequence MPIPKTKLRPPNLRQPIVPRPRLTSSFANRRPLTIVSAPAGSGKTTLALEWLASSKTRGAWLALDNDDNDPIRFINGVIAALQVAGLKLRAPSGQRDVKNILTDIINQFDGNDAVTLVLDDYHLIFDEAIHAAMEYLLEHIPPTLHIVIVTRETPPLPLARLRARDQLREFHLDELRFTGEEARLFLNQVMGLKLSDRQLDHLAQHTQGWVAGLQMAGLSLQADASQPTPNPNERQFVTDYFLTEVFNRQPKDVQTFLLNTSVLEKFSAAQCKSVFAGNAGKILAHLEKSNLFISAVDKRHQYHPLFREFLQAKLQSAYPERVVDLHRKSFHWLEQNGFAVEAIPHAFAIADDESAARLIATLAPDFLKRGELVALRRWLDRLPESTIWRFPRLCLTQIWLLLDSNLQNDAQSYFDRLGNYLEKNMRSEFLVLRALHAAMTHQPEEAMKFMRKAQRTKEAKDPFIQTYVSFGLGAAQKMALQLFQAEQSFRSSLALAEAEGNAFISLSAFANLVDVLYLQARLADAESACKEALRNYRQNIPEASDWYWTLSRIAFQKNQLKEALDCANRAIDLCIETNQAVIQARVLLQRSQIHRAMNSREKAQADLDAADTLARGLQDNNVLRSIIRQRVQFALQEGDLDSARQWLQTLKKYGEAPYPYYFSLIKGKTLFAANALQEAHAEFAKTLKLLSGLEFTIFRIEALIWHSACLSQLNQKQRATKALNEAVKLAQTGGVVRPFVEARKQIADILPRLNQVGFIRKVEQAEGNARQAQGPGLTRREKEILQLLAIGLSNQELAERLFIAEGTLKRHVANLYQKLGVHNRAQAIQHFHQSQ is encoded by the coding sequence ATGCCCATTCCAAAAACCAAACTCCGACCGCCGAATTTGAGACAACCCATCGTCCCGCGCCCGCGGCTGACGAGTTCGTTTGCAAACCGCCGCCCGCTGACGATCGTGTCCGCGCCTGCGGGGTCGGGCAAAACGACGCTCGCGCTTGAATGGCTGGCTTCCAGCAAAACGCGAGGGGCGTGGCTTGCCCTCGACAACGACGATAACGATCCCATCCGTTTTATCAACGGGGTTATCGCCGCCTTGCAGGTCGCGGGCTTGAAATTGCGCGCGCCATCGGGTCAGCGCGACGTCAAAAATATCCTCACGGACATCATCAATCAATTCGACGGCAACGACGCCGTCACGCTCGTCCTCGACGACTACCATCTGATTTTCGATGAAGCCATCCACGCGGCGATGGAATACCTGCTCGAACACATCCCACCCACGTTACACATCGTCATCGTGACGCGTGAAACCCCTCCCCTGCCGCTGGCTAGGCTGAGAGCGCGCGACCAGTTGCGTGAATTCCACTTGGACGAACTTCGATTTACGGGCGAAGAAGCAAGATTGTTTTTGAATCAAGTGATGGGACTGAAATTATCGGATCGCCAACTCGACCACCTCGCGCAGCATACGCAAGGATGGGTCGCGGGCTTACAGATGGCAGGCTTGTCGCTTCAAGCCGACGCCAGCCAGCCCACTCCCAACCCCAACGAGCGGCAGTTCGTCACCGATTATTTCCTCACCGAGGTCTTCAACCGCCAGCCAAAGGATGTGCAAACGTTTTTGCTCAACACCTCGGTTCTCGAGAAATTTTCAGCCGCGCAATGCAAATCTGTGTTTGCTGGCAATGCGGGCAAAATACTCGCTCATCTCGAAAAGTCCAATTTGTTCATCAGCGCGGTGGACAAGCGGCATCAGTATCATCCATTGTTCCGTGAATTCTTGCAGGCAAAACTGCAAAGCGCTTACCCCGAACGCGTCGTTGATTTGCATCGCAAATCTTTTCACTGGCTCGAACAAAACGGATTCGCCGTCGAAGCCATTCCGCACGCGTTTGCAATTGCAGACGACGAATCCGCCGCGCGCCTCATTGCGACTCTCGCGCCTGATTTTTTAAAGCGCGGGGAACTGGTCGCCCTCCGCCGCTGGCTGGACCGTCTGCCTGAGTCGACCATTTGGCGTTTCCCGCGCCTCTGCCTGACCCAAATTTGGCTGTTACTCGATTCAAACCTGCAAAACGACGCGCAATCCTATTTCGACCGACTGGGGAATTACCTCGAAAAAAATATGCGGAGCGAGTTCCTCGTCTTGCGCGCCCTCCACGCCGCGATGACTCACCAGCCCGAAGAAGCGATGAAGTTCATGCGAAAGGCGCAACGGACGAAAGAGGCGAAAGATCCGTTCATCCAAACGTATGTATCGTTTGGGCTGGGCGCGGCGCAAAAGATGGCGCTCCAACTCTTTCAAGCGGAGCAAAGTTTTCGATCTTCGCTCGCGTTGGCGGAGGCGGAAGGCAACGCGTTCATTTCCCTGTCTGCGTTTGCCAACTTGGTTGACGTGTTATACCTGCAAGCTCGGCTGGCGGACGCGGAATCAGCCTGTAAAGAGGCGTTGCGAAATTATCGCCAGAACATCCCCGAGGCGAGCGATTGGTATTGGACGTTGTCGCGTATTGCCTTCCAGAAAAACCAACTGAAAGAAGCCCTCGATTGCGCCAACCGCGCCATTGACTTGTGCATCGAAACAAATCAGGCGGTCATTCAAGCGCGAGTTTTGCTCCAACGCTCGCAAATTCATCGAGCCATGAACAGTCGGGAAAAAGCGCAAGCCGATCTCGACGCCGCCGACACCCTCGCGCGCGGTTTGCAAGATAACAACGTGCTCCGCTCCATCATCCGCCAGCGTGTGCAATTCGCTCTCCAAGAGGGCGACCTCGACTCTGCCCGTCAATGGCTTCAAACGTTGAAAAAATACGGCGAGGCGCCGTATCCTTATTATTTCTCGTTGATCAAGGGCAAAACGCTCTTCGCGGCGAACGCCTTGCAAGAGGCTCATGCAGAGTTCGCCAAGACTCTGAAACTATTGAGCGGCTTGGAATTTACAATCTTCCGCATCGAAGCGTTGATCTGGCATAGCGCGTGCTTGAGTCAACTCAACCAGAAACAGCGCGCGACAAAAGCGCTCAACGAAGCGGTCAAACTGGCGCAAACGGGAGGCGTTGTCCGTCCGTTTGTGGAAGCGCGCAAACAGATCGCGGACATCCTGCCGCGCCTCAATCAGGTCGGGTTTATTCGAAAGGTAGAGCAGGCTGAGGGAAACGCGAGGCAGGCTCAAGGTCCGGGTTTGACGCGGCGTGAAAAAGAAATCCTGCAATTGCTGGCGATCGGATTATCCAATCAAGAATTGGCGGAGCGGCTCTTCATCGCCGAAGGGACGTTGAAGCGGCACGTCGCCAACCTGTATCAAAAATTGGGCGTGCACAACCGCGCGCAGGCGATCCAACATTTCCATCAATCGCAATAA